In Arthrobacter sp. B3I9, the following are encoded in one genomic region:
- a CDS encoding bifunctional cytochrome P450/NADPH--P450 reductase yields MTSPTVPIPQPPPKPVVGNLADIDSSKGILGIVELAERYGPIVRIQIFNRSVVAISSQQFVNEVCDEARFGKVLGRALREVRDFIGDGLFTAETQEPNWQKAHRILMPAFGPAALRRMFSGMDDIAEQLLLKWERLGPNVRMDVPDNTTRLTLDTIALCSFSYRFNSLYREDVHPFVGAMVRALVESGDRSRRLPVQNKIMLRKLHQLEEDNALMFEVVDQIIRDRRRNPSPPGSEDILDTMLNAADPLTGERLSEKNVRYQMVTFLVAGHETTSGLLSFALYELLRHPAVLARAREHVDEVLGTESARFEHLPRLGYLDQVLKETLRLWPTAPAFSVAPFEDTTLAGKYEVPAGQPILVLLPQLHRDKAAWGDDADVFDPDRFSPERAAAIAANAWKPFGNGQRSCIGRGFALQEAQLFLAKLLQRFEITAADPDYELKIHHTLTMKPEGLFLYVRRRPVRIGAPREPAVEHAPRVEAPAAEAANGIPIRVLYGSNAGTSQDFAQRIANDAGRRGYSPTISPLDDSAGGLPTVGLVAIVASSYEGQPPDNARKFLAWTEALPPGGLAGVRYTVFGNGNKDWARTYQEVPKAIDARLAAAGAERIYARGEANARGDFFGDFDEWYAGFWPAVDAALGQDTSPPAAQPGLQVQFVGNVRDPLLRQNGLDLGTVVANRELVNMAKPRARSKRHVEIALPDGMKYRAGDYLAVLPLSPSEVVQRSLSRFKLDYDSHVLLSMEQGDTFLPTGMPVAVGELLSSYVELTVPATRSQLGYLADVAEDPAHRRELESLAEDRERHAAEVLDKRLSLLELLETYSSCQLSFSSFLQLLTQLSPRRYSISSSPLWSPDHVTLTFSVIQAPAWSGRGVFEGAASTYLAQARPGSRVAVTVRPSNAAFHPPQSLEVPLIMVCAGTGLAPFRGFVQDRALRAEAEGTRPAPSMLFFGCRAPDTDFLYQAELASWADAANLDLRPVFSTMPEDGRKYVQDRLWADRADVVELVKQGATVYVCGDGKHMAPQVRDTCERIYREATGVSEADADRWMDEVERTHGRYVADIFT; encoded by the coding sequence ATGACTTCCCCCACCGTCCCCATCCCGCAGCCTCCCCCGAAGCCGGTGGTGGGCAACCTGGCGGATATCGATTCCAGCAAGGGCATTCTGGGAATAGTCGAGCTGGCCGAGCGGTACGGCCCCATTGTCCGCATCCAAATTTTCAACCGTAGCGTTGTCGCCATCTCCTCACAGCAGTTCGTCAACGAGGTATGCGATGAAGCGCGCTTCGGAAAAGTGCTGGGCAGGGCCCTCCGGGAGGTGCGGGACTTCATCGGTGACGGCCTGTTCACGGCGGAGACACAAGAACCCAACTGGCAGAAGGCGCACCGGATACTGATGCCGGCGTTCGGGCCCGCGGCGCTGCGGCGGATGTTTAGCGGTATGGATGACATCGCGGAGCAGCTGCTCCTCAAGTGGGAGAGGCTTGGCCCTAACGTCCGGATGGATGTTCCGGACAACACCACCCGTCTGACGCTGGACACCATCGCGCTGTGCTCTTTCAGCTACCGTTTCAACAGCCTCTACCGCGAGGACGTGCATCCTTTCGTGGGAGCCATGGTCCGAGCCCTGGTTGAATCCGGCGACCGGTCGCGCAGGCTCCCGGTACAGAACAAGATCATGCTGCGCAAATTGCACCAGCTCGAAGAAGACAATGCCCTGATGTTCGAGGTCGTCGACCAGATCATCCGCGACCGCCGGCGCAACCCCAGCCCGCCGGGCAGCGAAGACATCCTGGACACCATGCTCAACGCGGCGGACCCGCTGACTGGTGAGCGGCTGTCCGAGAAGAATGTCCGCTACCAGATGGTCACTTTTTTGGTCGCCGGGCACGAGACCACCAGCGGCCTGCTGTCCTTTGCCCTCTACGAGCTGCTGCGGCATCCGGCTGTCCTGGCCAGGGCGCGGGAGCATGTGGACGAAGTACTGGGCACCGAGAGCGCCCGGTTCGAGCATCTGCCCCGGCTGGGGTACCTGGACCAGGTGCTCAAGGAAACGCTCCGGCTCTGGCCCACCGCGCCGGCCTTCAGCGTCGCGCCGTTCGAGGACACCACGCTGGCCGGCAAGTATGAGGTCCCCGCAGGTCAGCCCATCCTGGTCCTGCTCCCCCAACTACACCGGGACAAGGCGGCGTGGGGCGACGACGCCGACGTTTTCGATCCCGACCGGTTCTCCCCCGAACGGGCCGCCGCAATCGCGGCCAATGCGTGGAAGCCCTTCGGCAACGGGCAACGCTCCTGCATCGGCCGGGGATTTGCCCTGCAGGAGGCCCAGCTGTTCCTGGCCAAGCTCCTGCAGCGTTTTGAGATCACGGCCGCGGATCCCGACTATGAACTGAAGATCCACCACACGCTGACCATGAAGCCCGAAGGGCTGTTTCTCTACGTACGACGGCGGCCCGTCCGGATCGGAGCACCAAGGGAACCCGCCGTCGAACATGCGCCGCGCGTCGAAGCGCCAGCCGCCGAGGCGGCGAACGGTATTCCGATACGCGTGCTCTACGGTTCGAATGCGGGAACCTCCCAGGACTTTGCCCAGCGCATCGCCAACGACGCCGGCCGTCGGGGCTACAGCCCCACCATCAGTCCGCTGGACGATTCAGCCGGCGGACTGCCGACGGTGGGGCTCGTCGCCATCGTGGCCTCCTCATATGAGGGACAGCCGCCGGATAACGCCCGGAAGTTTCTGGCCTGGACGGAGGCACTGCCGCCCGGAGGCCTCGCGGGGGTGCGGTACACGGTATTCGGCAACGGCAACAAGGACTGGGCGCGGACCTACCAGGAGGTACCCAAGGCGATTGACGCCCGGCTGGCGGCTGCCGGTGCGGAGCGGATCTACGCCCGGGGCGAGGCCAATGCCCGCGGGGATTTCTTCGGTGACTTTGACGAGTGGTACGCCGGATTCTGGCCGGCTGTAGATGCCGCCCTCGGGCAGGATACAAGCCCGCCGGCCGCGCAACCCGGGCTTCAGGTCCAGTTCGTCGGCAACGTGCGGGACCCGCTGCTGCGCCAGAACGGGCTGGACCTGGGAACCGTGGTGGCGAACCGCGAACTCGTCAATATGGCCAAGCCCCGGGCCCGGTCCAAGCGGCACGTCGAGATCGCCCTGCCCGACGGGATGAAGTACCGCGCCGGCGATTACCTGGCCGTACTGCCGCTGAGCCCCAGCGAAGTGGTGCAGCGGTCCCTGAGCCGCTTCAAGCTGGATTACGACTCGCATGTCCTGTTGAGCATGGAGCAAGGAGACACTTTCCTGCCCACCGGCATGCCCGTGGCCGTGGGCGAACTGCTGAGCAGCTACGTGGAACTGACGGTCCCGGCCACCCGGAGCCAGCTCGGGTACCTGGCCGACGTCGCCGAGGATCCTGCCCACCGCCGGGAGCTTGAGTCCCTCGCGGAGGACCGCGAGCGCCATGCGGCGGAGGTCCTCGACAAGCGGCTCTCCCTGCTGGAACTGCTGGAAACGTACTCCTCCTGCCAGCTGTCGTTCAGCTCTTTCCTGCAGCTGCTAACCCAGCTGTCTCCGCGGCGGTATTCCATCTCCTCGTCCCCGCTTTGGAGCCCGGACCACGTGACGCTGACGTTTTCCGTCATCCAGGCCCCCGCCTGGTCAGGCCGCGGGGTTTTTGAAGGCGCGGCTTCCACCTATCTGGCCCAGGCGAGGCCGGGGTCGCGGGTGGCGGTTACGGTCCGGCCCTCCAACGCGGCCTTCCATCCGCCGCAGTCCCTTGAGGTTCCGCTCATCATGGTCTGCGCGGGGACCGGGCTGGCGCCCTTCCGGGGTTTCGTGCAGGACCGGGCGTTGCGGGCCGAGGCTGAGGGGACCAGACCGGCACCCTCCATGCTGTTCTTCGGCTGCCGGGCACCGGATACCGACTTCCTCTACCAGGCGGAGCTGGCGTCCTGGGCGGATGCGGCCAACCTCGACCTCCGGCCCGTTTTTTCGACGATGCCCGAGGACGGCCGGAAGTACGTCCAGGACCGGCTCTGGGCAGACCGGGCTGACGTCGTCGAGCTCGTCAAACAGGGCGCAACTGTCTACGTCTGCGGCGACGGCAAGCACATGGCCCCGCAGGTGCGGGACACGTGCGAGCGGATCTACCGGGAGGCGACCGGCGTGTCCGAGGCCGACGCCGACAGGTGGATGGATGAGGTGGAGCGCACCCACGGCAGGTATGTGGCCGACATCTTCACGTGA
- a CDS encoding BTAD domain-containing putative transcriptional regulator, translating to MGNDDYEQFQLSLLQSWQLRQGSGQDFEIVHVATRQQRLITALAINGPRPRGYLAGLLWPENSETRALESLRVSVHIVSRQVPGLLVNDGPVLSLSPYLSVDLQRVRAEILEISQVGVNGNAASCVRKLRDAELLPGWYDDWVLFEQGRLRQDRLHALLLIARESLRRGDFEVAVEASQAAQELEPLYESAVRLLVQAERQRGNNASALRAFEMFQAQLKKDIGLEPSEDLRRLIADLVMLPAVRD from the coding sequence ATGGGCAATGACGACTATGAACAATTTCAGTTGAGCCTGCTTCAATCGTGGCAACTTCGCCAGGGTTCAGGGCAAGACTTTGAAATTGTGCATGTAGCTACCCGGCAACAGCGGCTCATTACTGCGCTAGCGATCAACGGCCCCCGGCCCAGAGGCTATCTGGCCGGGCTGTTGTGGCCGGAGAACTCTGAAACGAGGGCCTTGGAGAGTTTGCGCGTAAGCGTGCACATCGTCTCCCGGCAAGTTCCTGGCCTGCTGGTCAATGACGGTCCAGTGCTGTCCCTGAGTCCATACCTGAGCGTTGATCTGCAGCGCGTGCGAGCTGAAATCCTCGAAATCAGCCAGGTGGGTGTCAATGGGAACGCCGCCTCGTGCGTGCGGAAACTTCGCGACGCGGAACTGCTTCCCGGCTGGTACGACGACTGGGTCCTCTTTGAACAGGGCCGCCTTCGGCAGGACCGCCTGCACGCTCTTCTGCTCATCGCCCGGGAGTCGCTAAGACGTGGCGACTTCGAGGTAGCTGTGGAGGCCTCGCAGGCAGCACAGGAACTGGAACCACTCTACGAGAGCGCGGTCAGGCTTCTGGTCCAGGCCGAAAGGCAGCGCGGCAATAACGCTTCGGCCCTCCGGGCCTTCGAGATGTTCCAAGCGCAGTTGAAGAAGGACATAGGCCTGGAACCCTCCGAAGATCTCCGGCGGCTCATCGCCGACCTGGTGATGTTGCCGGCCGTCCGGGATTAA
- the ggt gene encoding gamma-glutamyltransferase: MLHVRRQLAALTTALALGVSGGTVTSPAFADPRETEKSATATGYGGAVSTVDPEASAAAIEILRKGGNAADAAVAAAATLGVTEPYSAGIGGGGYFVFYSATTHRVSTIDGRETAPAAMRHDAFIDPATGKPYPFTPDLVTSGVSVGVPGTAATWERALDRWGTLSLADTLKPAIKVATRGFVVDDTFRLQTLENKPRFEAFTSTSKLFLPGGDAPAVGSVFQNPELAETYRFLAKEGAGSLYKGALAEEIAAAVQAPPKAPGTALPVPAGSMTTADLAAYRTLDQVPTHVDYRGLDVYGMAPSSSGGTTVGEALNILDPFNLSEMARPAALHHYLEASALAFADRGKYVGDPAFVDVPTRALTNPRFGKERSCQIDPKHAAAKPVPPGDVASYDGACPGAAAAPAAERDTENISTTNLTVADKWGNVVEYTLTIEQTGGSGIVVPGRGFLLNNELTDFTAVYDPADPNRIEPGKRPRSSMSPTIILKDGKPFLALGSPGGSTIITTVLQTILNRVDLGMNISEAIAAPRAAQRNSDMVTAEAGFITAYGPQLTPYGHKLAAAGAPSTSAAEIGAATAIEFRSGGRMVAAAEPVRRGGGSAMVVKRSH; the protein is encoded by the coding sequence ATGCTTCACGTGAGACGTCAACTCGCTGCACTCACGACTGCCCTGGCTTTGGGTGTATCCGGCGGGACCGTCACCAGCCCCGCCTTCGCGGATCCGCGGGAAACGGAAAAGTCCGCGACCGCCACGGGGTATGGCGGTGCGGTCAGCACGGTTGATCCGGAAGCGTCGGCTGCTGCCATCGAAATCCTTCGCAAGGGCGGAAACGCGGCTGACGCCGCCGTCGCCGCAGCCGCGACCCTGGGCGTGACCGAGCCGTACAGCGCCGGAATCGGAGGCGGCGGCTACTTCGTGTTCTACAGCGCGACAACCCACAGGGTCAGCACGATCGACGGCCGCGAAACCGCTCCGGCCGCGATGCGGCATGACGCCTTCATCGACCCCGCGACCGGCAAGCCCTACCCCTTCACACCGGATCTCGTCACCAGCGGCGTCTCCGTCGGCGTGCCCGGCACCGCGGCCACCTGGGAACGCGCCCTCGACCGCTGGGGAACGTTGAGCCTCGCCGATACCCTTAAGCCCGCCATCAAGGTCGCAACCAGGGGTTTCGTGGTGGACGATACGTTCCGTCTGCAGACGCTGGAGAACAAGCCCCGCTTCGAAGCGTTCACGTCGACCAGCAAGCTGTTCCTGCCCGGCGGCGACGCACCCGCCGTCGGCAGTGTCTTCCAGAACCCCGAGCTCGCCGAAACGTACCGGTTCCTCGCCAAAGAGGGCGCCGGCAGCCTCTACAAGGGCGCGCTCGCCGAGGAGATCGCCGCGGCCGTCCAGGCTCCGCCGAAAGCCCCCGGCACGGCGTTGCCCGTCCCGGCCGGATCCATGACGACGGCTGATCTCGCCGCCTACCGCACCCTGGACCAGGTCCCGACCCATGTGGACTACCGCGGCCTGGACGTCTACGGCATGGCCCCGTCGAGCAGTGGAGGCACCACCGTCGGGGAGGCGCTGAACATCCTCGACCCGTTCAACCTGTCCGAGATGGCCCGGCCGGCGGCCCTGCACCATTACCTCGAGGCCAGCGCGCTGGCCTTCGCGGACCGGGGCAAATACGTGGGTGACCCCGCGTTCGTCGACGTCCCCACCCGTGCGCTCACCAACCCGCGTTTCGGCAAAGAGCGCTCCTGCCAGATCGATCCGAAGCACGCGGCAGCAAAGCCCGTTCCGCCGGGGGATGTGGCCTCGTACGACGGTGCGTGCCCGGGTGCCGCCGCGGCGCCAGCCGCTGAGCGGGACACCGAGAACATCTCCACAACCAACCTGACGGTCGCGGACAAATGGGGGAACGTGGTCGAGTACACACTCACCATCGAGCAGACGGGCGGGTCAGGCATCGTGGTTCCCGGCCGCGGGTTCCTGCTCAACAACGAGCTGACGGACTTCACTGCTGTTTATGACCCGGCCGACCCCAACCGGATAGAGCCGGGGAAGCGGCCGCGCTCCTCGATGTCTCCGACCATTATCCTCAAGGACGGCAAGCCGTTTCTTGCGCTCGGGTCGCCAGGCGGATCGACGATCATCACCACCGTCCTGCAGACCATCCTCAACAGGGTGGATCTGGGCATGAATATCTCCGAAGCGATTGCGGCTCCCCGTGCGGCGCAGCGGAACTCGGACATGGTCACCGCGGAAGCCGGGTTCATCACCGCGTACGGACCTCAGCTGACCCCTTACGGCCACAAGCTCGCCGCCGCGGGGGCGCCGTCGACCTCTGCGGCAGAGATCGGTGCAGCAACAGCAATCGAGTTCAGGTCCGGCGGGCGCATGGTTGCTGCGGCCGAGCCGGTCAGGCGCGGCGGCGGCTCCGCGATGGTGGTCAAACGGTCGCATTGA
- a CDS encoding DUF2278 family protein, which yields MPLKHYGVLAARAVDRRREGASDSPHYQVHLQDGGGTNFRAAINVQSQQSPSELLYLADDNFRHPALGLLPGPGSGWTQLPSGPGRANLDFIRGNLFDPAAMRLLPPNAEGPDNDLADLLDHYVLRAIADPEAGLYVFGERWGPEPGKADKIFGFSPGNGVHDVHMNQGNSTAFRGDDGVWQDGGLLLRFPGADRWVAVFLAFQSQAWHTDDATGHSIAGAGPRPGPGELPLRILAAMVNPAGPAPEAESVLLLNASAEAADLTGWRIADRLKNSCPVPAGRLAAGAVLTVPVADGVQLGNSGGVITLLDPQGLKVHGASYTADQASQEGWTLTF from the coding sequence ATGCCTTTGAAACATTACGGCGTTCTCGCGGCGCGGGCGGTGGACCGCCGCCGGGAAGGTGCCTCGGACTCGCCCCACTACCAGGTCCACCTGCAGGACGGCGGTGGCACGAATTTCAGGGCGGCAATCAACGTCCAGTCCCAGCAGTCGCCCTCCGAACTGCTGTACCTTGCGGATGACAACTTCCGGCATCCGGCTCTGGGCCTGCTGCCCGGCCCCGGATCCGGTTGGACGCAGCTGCCGTCCGGCCCGGGCCGCGCCAACCTTGACTTCATCCGCGGAAACTTGTTCGACCCGGCGGCCATGCGCCTGCTGCCCCCAAACGCTGAAGGTCCGGACAACGACCTGGCGGACCTCCTGGACCACTATGTACTGCGGGCCATCGCCGACCCCGAGGCGGGGTTGTACGTTTTCGGTGAGCGCTGGGGCCCCGAGCCGGGGAAGGCTGACAAGATTTTCGGGTTCTCTCCGGGCAACGGGGTGCACGATGTCCATATGAATCAGGGCAACAGCACAGCTTTCCGCGGTGACGACGGCGTATGGCAGGACGGCGGCCTGCTCCTGCGCTTTCCCGGGGCGGACCGCTGGGTCGCGGTCTTCCTGGCCTTCCAGAGCCAGGCGTGGCATACCGACGACGCCACGGGGCACAGCATCGCAGGTGCCGGGCCCCGCCCGGGACCCGGCGAACTCCCGCTGCGAATCCTGGCAGCAATGGTCAACCCGGCAGGTCCGGCGCCCGAGGCGGAGTCCGTGCTCCTGCTCAATGCCTCCGCGGAAGCGGCGGACCTGACCGGATGGCGCATTGCGGACCGGCTGAAAAACAGTTGCCCGGTTCCGGCAGGCCGGCTGGCCGCCGGCGCGGTTCTGACGGTGCCCGTCGCCGACGGCGTGCAGCTTGGCAACAGCGGTGGCGTGATCACCCTGCTGGATCCGCAGGGGTTGAAGGTCCACGGCGCGTCCTACACGGCGGACCAGGCCAGTCAGGAGGGCTGGACCCTGACCTTCTGA
- a CDS encoding Rieske 2Fe-2S domain-containing protein, giving the protein MKELPLLNIVTSLEDSRWLDPVVQGVRGAVNSIVRFPWLRDVLHGVPLGHPVHPLAVQIPLGAWTSAAVLDAVPGSERAASLLIGVGAISAVPSAVAGFTDWSDLHEQQQRVGLVHAAANVTATGLYLASLVQRSRGRQTHGKVLGYLGFATVAVSGFLGGHLSYRQAAGANHTEDVPHRFPVGWQPLAPLNELVEGKLERRMVADMPLLVFRQGDDVHVLSDVCSHLSGPLHEGKIEERGEACVVCPWHGSAFSLRSGEVLGGPATSAQPRFSTRVVDGAVEVSLPGAG; this is encoded by the coding sequence ATGAAAGAGTTGCCGCTGCTGAATATCGTGACCAGCCTGGAGGACAGCCGATGGCTTGATCCCGTGGTCCAGGGAGTCAGAGGAGCCGTGAACTCGATCGTCCGGTTCCCGTGGCTTCGCGACGTGCTCCATGGGGTGCCCCTGGGCCATCCGGTTCATCCCCTTGCCGTCCAGATACCGTTAGGGGCTTGGACGTCGGCCGCCGTCCTGGATGCGGTGCCGGGAAGCGAGCGCGCGGCCAGCCTCCTGATCGGCGTCGGGGCGATCAGCGCGGTTCCGTCCGCCGTCGCAGGTTTCACCGATTGGTCGGACCTCCACGAGCAGCAACAGCGCGTGGGCCTCGTCCACGCCGCGGCAAACGTCACCGCCACCGGACTCTACCTCGCGTCGCTGGTGCAGCGGTCCCGCGGCCGGCAAACACACGGGAAGGTTCTCGGCTATCTTGGCTTTGCCACAGTTGCTGTCTCCGGTTTCCTCGGCGGGCACCTCAGCTACCGGCAGGCGGCCGGCGCTAACCACACCGAGGATGTTCCACATCGCTTTCCTGTCGGCTGGCAGCCCCTGGCGCCGCTGAACGAGCTCGTCGAAGGCAAGCTGGAGCGGCGGATGGTGGCCGACATGCCGCTGCTCGTGTTCCGGCAGGGCGATGACGTCCACGTTTTGTCGGACGTTTGCAGCCACCTGTCCGGACCCTTGCATGAAGGCAAAATCGAAGAACGCGGCGAGGCGTGCGTTGTCTGCCCGTGGCACGGGAGCGCCTTTTCGCTGCGTAGCGGTGAAGTCCTGGGAGGACCTGCGACGTCGGCCCAGCCGCGATTCAGCACACGAGTCGTGGACGGTGCGGTGGAGGTGTCCCTCCCCGGCGCGGGGTAG
- a CDS encoding alpha-amylase family glycosyl hydrolase: MEFIHHLASLGVNAVELMPVSETGGIFSWGYGDTHHFVIESSAGGRDKYKHFVRECHRNGIAVIQDVVYNHFDNTADRAQWQYDSDQPEQNIYYWYEGRSADYANPNNGYLQNGSSGRTPRLWEENVRQLFTSSAAEFADEFHVDGFRVDLTEAIHRDHRHEIDGSEVAAAQLYGQKLLREWSRTLNLIRPATMRIAEDHSGWDKITEPAGGGGMGFNATWFSDFYHDLIGDASDHGDKARILHRAGFGTDDPVPWSQFCGSFARTGEAHIAYHESHDEVGNAKGTLRTILAAVNGASLYGPTRDFAEARTRVVAGISILSAGTPMFFMGEEIGARKPCTFDDIPGGREDILAERSGLGANLFRYYQDLIRLRRGSRALRSRSIDIIHAADGARVLAFVRSDGTTRELVIASLNNRPFGTGYTVQTTAERLVPGGWQEVFNSDSSFYGGTNLGNFGATLPSQDGRIDVRLPANGLLVLRRT, encoded by the coding sequence ATGGAGTTCATACACCATCTGGCGTCCCTCGGGGTCAATGCGGTGGAGCTGATGCCGGTCTCCGAGACCGGCGGGATCTTCAGCTGGGGCTACGGTGACACCCACCATTTCGTCATCGAGTCCAGCGCCGGCGGACGGGACAAGTACAAGCACTTCGTTCGCGAGTGCCACCGTAACGGGATCGCCGTCATCCAGGACGTCGTGTACAACCACTTCGACAACACCGCGGACCGGGCCCAATGGCAATACGACTCCGACCAGCCCGAGCAGAATATTTACTACTGGTACGAGGGCCGGTCGGCCGACTACGCGAACCCGAACAACGGGTACCTCCAGAACGGGTCCTCGGGACGGACCCCGCGCCTGTGGGAGGAGAACGTCCGCCAGCTCTTTACCAGCAGCGCGGCCGAGTTCGCTGACGAGTTCCACGTCGACGGCTTCCGGGTGGATCTGACCGAGGCGATCCACCGGGACCACCGCCACGAGATCGACGGGTCGGAGGTGGCGGCCGCGCAGCTGTACGGGCAAAAGCTGCTGCGGGAGTGGAGCCGCACGCTGAACCTCATCCGTCCGGCCACTATGCGCATCGCCGAGGACCATTCGGGGTGGGACAAAATCACCGAACCCGCCGGCGGTGGCGGGATGGGCTTCAATGCCACCTGGTTCTCGGACTTCTACCACGACCTCATCGGCGATGCCTCGGATCATGGGGACAAGGCAAGGATCCTCCACCGCGCCGGTTTCGGGACGGACGACCCGGTGCCCTGGAGCCAGTTCTGCGGCTCCTTTGCCAGGACGGGGGAAGCGCACATCGCCTATCACGAATCCCACGATGAAGTCGGAAACGCGAAGGGCACCCTGCGAACCATCCTCGCGGCCGTCAACGGCGCCAGCCTCTACGGTCCGACGCGGGACTTCGCCGAGGCGCGGACCCGCGTCGTCGCCGGGATCAGCATTCTCTCCGCCGGAACACCGATGTTCTTCATGGGGGAGGAGATCGGTGCGCGGAAGCCCTGCACGTTCGACGACATCCCAGGCGGACGCGAAGACATCCTGGCCGAACGGTCCGGGCTTGGCGCAAACCTGTTCCGTTACTACCAGGACCTGATCAGGCTCCGCCGCGGCAGCCGCGCCCTCCGCTCGCGGAGCATCGACATCATCCACGCCGCGGACGGCGCCAGGGTCCTGGCCTTCGTCCGTTCCGACGGCACCACCCGCGAGCTGGTCATCGCGTCCCTGAACAACCGCCCTTTCGGGACGGGGTATACCGTCCAGACGACGGCGGAGCGCCTGGTGCCGGGAGGCTGGCAGGAGGTCTTCAACAGCGACTCCTCGTTTTACGGCGGAACGAATCTGGGCAACTTCGGTGCCACGCTGCCAAGCCAGGACGGCCGGATCGACGTGCGGCTGCCGGCCAACGGCCTCCTCGTCCTGCGCCGGACGTAA
- a CDS encoding antibiotic biosynthesis monooxygenase, translated as MVTISDSQLQPVTVSVARTVQPGRTRQASAWAHAGQELAREWPGYLGSGWVRTAADSNEWHMLYRFADARLLHDWEQSDERRWWIDSAADLVEVTQIERRTGIEGWFAQPGDARLSVPETVVPPRWKQMVSIFLPFFPLSLLANFLLHPLTQEWPLPLQVLLATCLLTPLMTYIFLPVTTRLLGPWLRKKR; from the coding sequence ATGGTGACTATCTCCGATTCCCAGCTCCAGCCAGTCACCGTGTCCGTTGCGCGCACGGTCCAGCCCGGCCGCACACGTCAGGCCAGCGCCTGGGCGCATGCCGGCCAGGAACTCGCCCGCGAATGGCCGGGGTATCTCGGTTCCGGCTGGGTCCGCACAGCCGCGGATTCGAACGAATGGCACATGCTGTACCGCTTTGCCGACGCCCGCCTGCTCCATGACTGGGAACAGTCCGACGAACGGCGGTGGTGGATCGACAGCGCGGCAGATCTTGTGGAAGTCACCCAGATCGAGCGGCGCACGGGTATCGAAGGCTGGTTCGCGCAGCCCGGCGATGCCCGGCTCAGCGTCCCCGAGACGGTGGTACCGCCCCGGTGGAAGCAGATGGTGAGTATCTTCCTGCCCTTCTTCCCGCTCAGCCTGCTGGCCAATTTCCTGCTGCATCCGCTGACCCAGGAGTGGCCGCTCCCCCTGCAGGTACTCCTGGCTACGTGTCTCCTCACGCCGCTGATGACCTATATCTTCCTGCCGGTCACCACCCGGCTGTTGGGGCCGTGGCTGCGCAAGAAGCGCTGA
- a CDS encoding NUDIX domain-containing protein encodes MTVHSAGILLYRRRGAEDVEVWIAHMGGPFWARKDAHAWSIPKGEYLLDEDPLVAALREFAEEMGTAAPEAGYINLGAFRQPSGKVVTVFAAESDFAPERIVSNTFALEWPKGSGTLANFPEIDDARWFPESVAREKLVKGQLPVLDALLRHVRK; translated from the coding sequence ATGACGGTGCACAGCGCGGGCATACTGCTGTACCGCAGGCGCGGAGCCGAAGACGTGGAGGTGTGGATCGCACACATGGGCGGTCCTTTCTGGGCCCGGAAGGACGCCCATGCCTGGTCCATTCCCAAGGGCGAATACCTCCTGGATGAGGATCCGCTGGTGGCGGCCCTGCGCGAGTTTGCCGAAGAGATGGGCACCGCGGCACCTGAGGCCGGCTACATCAACCTGGGCGCCTTCCGGCAACCCTCCGGGAAGGTGGTGACGGTCTTCGCGGCGGAGTCCGACTTTGCACCCGAGCGGATCGTGAGCAACACGTTCGCGCTGGAATGGCCGAAGGGATCCGGCACTCTGGCCAACTTCCCGGAGATCGACGACGCCAGATGGTTCCCGGAGTCCGTGGCCCGCGAGAAGCTGGTCAAGGGACAGCTGCCGGTCCTCGACGCGCTCCTCCGCCACGTTCGGAAGTAG